The Microbacterium natoriense genomic interval AGACCGAGCACACCGAGATCCGCGAGCATCTCGAGAGCTGCCCGTCCTGCCGGGACGAGGCTCTCGTCGCGACCACCCTCACCGAGGTCGTCGCGCGCGCCTGCAAGGAGACGGCTCCTGAGGAGCTCCGCGACCAGGTCTTCGCGCGACTGCGCGAGGTGCAGGCCGCCCAGCACTGATTCGGCGTCGCACACCGTCAGTAGGGTGGAGGCATGACCTCCCTCGATGCGCGCGCTGTTCCCGTCGATGCCGTCTCCGCCGAGACTTTGGCCGCAGCCGGATTGGACTATCGACTCGCCGATCTGAGCGATGAAGCGACCGCGCAGAGCTACCAGCGCGCGGTCTCGCGGGGATTCCTCGGTGATGAGCCCGACGCGCAGGCCCTGGCGTTCGGGCAGGCGCCGTTCCAGGCCAGGCGCAACGCGGCCGTGTACGACCCGGCTTCGCCCGCGGCCGACTTCCCCGTCGCGACCGTGAACTCCTGGGTGACTCCGCTCACGG includes:
- a CDS encoding zf-HC2 domain-containing protein encodes the protein MSDCGCNKARQDLEEYLRNEVCKTEHTEIREHLESCPSCRDEALVATTLTEVVARACKETAPEELRDQVFARLREVQAAQH